A region from the Chitinophaga sp. Cy-1792 genome encodes:
- a CDS encoding slipin family protein has translation MNLIRVEKNQVGLLIKNGDFKKVLAPGRYWAWNRKDFHIFNLNMVFLPPVPLEELLANETFAAMADVVAVKQHEIALVFENDLLKMNLLPGRYAFLKGNSEMKFQVIDVSGANIINDLPREVLFHPMLQSMFRNYIVAQHEKAVLLVDGKFHSVLDSGVYSFYVNSHQIELKKADMRMQALEISGQEILTKDKAALRINAFAQYNIADINKAVLENKEMEKQLYVLVQLVLREYIGTLGLDELLEKKGQVGKFMLEQIREEAATLGVTINGFGVRDIILPGDVKEIMNQVLVAEKKAQANLIMRREETASTRSLMNTAKLMEENPMLFRLKEMEYVERIAEKVGSINVNGGGLLGDQLRQIFTPK, from the coding sequence ATGAATTTAATTAGAGTTGAAAAGAATCAGGTAGGATTGCTAATTAAAAATGGAGATTTCAAAAAGGTACTGGCGCCAGGAAGATACTGGGCATGGAACCGGAAAGATTTTCACATTTTTAACCTGAATATGGTGTTTCTGCCACCGGTGCCTTTGGAAGAGCTGCTGGCTAATGAAACCTTTGCTGCCATGGCAGATGTGGTTGCCGTAAAGCAACATGAAATTGCGCTGGTGTTTGAAAATGACTTACTGAAAATGAACCTGCTGCCAGGGCGCTACGCCTTTCTGAAAGGAAATAGCGAAATGAAGTTCCAGGTAATCGACGTTAGTGGGGCCAATATTATCAATGACTTGCCCAGAGAGGTTTTGTTCCATCCGATGTTGCAGTCCATGTTCCGAAATTATATTGTGGCACAGCATGAAAAGGCAGTATTGCTGGTGGATGGGAAATTCCATTCTGTGCTGGATAGCGGGGTTTATTCCTTCTATGTAAACAGTCACCAGATCGAGCTGAAAAAAGCGGATATGCGTATGCAGGCACTAGAGATCAGCGGACAGGAGATCCTGACGAAAGATAAGGCGGCCCTGCGTATCAACGCCTTTGCGCAGTACAATATTGCAGATATTAATAAAGCAGTACTGGAAAATAAAGAGATGGAAAAGCAGCTGTATGTATTGGTGCAGCTGGTCTTACGTGAGTATATCGGTACACTTGGACTGGATGAATTGCTGGAGAAGAAAGGACAAGTAGGGAAGTTTATGCTGGAACAGATCCGTGAAGAGGCTGCAACATTGGGAGTGACGATTAACGGCTTCGGTGTACGTGATATTATTTTGCCGGGAGATGTGAAAGAGATTATGAACCAGGTATTGGTAGCGGAGAAAAAAGCGCAGGCCAATCTGATCATGCGCAGGGAAGAAACTGCCAGCACACGCAGCCTTATGAATACCGCCAAACTGATGGAGGAAAATCCTATGTTGTTCAGGCTGAAAGAAATGGAATACGTAGAACGCATCGCAGAGAAAGTTGGCAGCATCAATGTGAATGGCGGCGGCCTGCTAGGCGATCAGCTACGTCAGATCTTTACGCCAAAGTAA
- a CDS encoding SDR family NAD(P)-dependent oxidoreductase, protein MEQLFKGKVALVTGAGSGIGAAVAKLYAAGGAKVIVSDVNEQHGETIVADIKKAGGESAFVKCDVGNPEDCRKLVDKTLELYGRLDIACNNAGIGGESKPTADYSIETYQKVIAINLNSVFYGMKYQLPAMLKNGGGAIVNISSILGLVGTPYAAAYVAAKHGVIGLTETAAAEYSSQGVRVNAVCPGYITTPLLDAMDAKAKAALVGMHPMGRLGTAAEVAELVIWLSSDKASFVTGGKFTVDGAYTAV, encoded by the coding sequence ATGGAACAGTTATTTAAAGGCAAAGTGGCATTGGTCACTGGTGCAGGATCTGGAATTGGAGCGGCGGTAGCTAAACTGTATGCTGCGGGTGGTGCTAAAGTGATTGTGAGTGATGTAAACGAGCAACATGGTGAAACTATTGTTGCTGACATTAAGAAAGCGGGTGGAGAATCGGCTTTTGTAAAATGTGATGTTGGTAACCCCGAAGATTGCCGTAAGCTGGTAGACAAAACGCTGGAGCTGTATGGCCGCCTGGATATTGCCTGCAACAACGCAGGTATTGGCGGGGAGTCGAAGCCGACTGCCGACTACAGTATAGAAACCTATCAGAAGGTCATTGCTATTAACCTCAACAGTGTCTTTTATGGCATGAAATATCAGCTGCCGGCTATGCTGAAAAACGGTGGTGGCGCCATAGTAAATATATCATCCATTCTGGGGCTGGTAGGTACGCCTTACGCAGCCGCCTATGTTGCTGCAAAACACGGTGTTATCGGCCTTACTGAAACGGCCGCCGCAGAGTATTCCTCACAGGGGGTACGTGTTAATGCGGTTTGCCCGGGTTATATCACCACACCGCTGCTGGATGCGATGGATGCCAAAGCAAAAGCAGCACTGGTAGGTATGCACCCGATGGGACGCCTGGGTACTGCCGCTGAAGTGGCAGAGCTCGTTATCTGGCTTAGTTCCGATAAAGCCTCCTTCGTGACAGGTGGCAAGTTCACCGTAGATGGCGCTTATACCGCCGTATAA